A segment of the Sulfurovum indicum genome:
GGTGTCCCCGAAAGATTTATAGCATGCTGTCCTGTCTCAGCAGAGAGGTCTGACTTTTTCCATACGTCTATTTTTTAGCGTTAAAATTATAGCATTTTAACCTCTTAAAAACAACAGATATAGAGTTTAACGATACTTTGATACAATTGCATATTATATTCTTGGGGAGAAACCCAGAAAAGGAATACTTTGCCTGTCACAGAAACGATTAAAAATCTTTTAGAAGAGCGTATACTTGTTATCGATGGTGCCATGGGTACACAGATACAGGATCTTGAAGTACCCAAAGAGGCATGGATAGACCACAGAGGTAAAGAGCAGGAGGGGTGTAATGAACTGCTCAATGATACTGCTCCCGAACTGATAGGGCGCATCCATAAACGATATGCAATGGCTGGGGCGGATCTCATTAAGACCAATACTTTCGGAACGATGCCATGGGTACTCGATGAGTATGAAATGGGTGAACGTGCCTATGAACTTTCGAAAAAAGGTGCACAGCTTGTAAAGAGTGTCTGTGAAGAATACAGTACAGAAAACGCTCCAAAATTTGTACTTGGTTCCATCGGTCCCGGAACGAAACTTCCCTCTTTGGGGCATATCCACTATGATGAGATGTATGAAGGGTATAAGGAGGTAGCTCTGGGGCTCATTGATGGTGGCTGTGATCTCTTTTTGCTTGAGACCTGTCAGGACCCGCTGCAGATCAAAGCGGCACTGCATGCCTGTGAAGATGCGAATAAAGAGAGAAATATAAAATTGCCAGTTATGGTCTCGGTCACTATTGAATTAAGCGGTTCTATGCTTATTGGAACAGATGCAACAACAATTGTAACGATTTTGGAGCCGTTCGATATTCTTTCGCTGGGCTTTAACTGCGGGACAGGACCTGACCAGGTAAAAAAACATCTCAAAGTGCTTTCAGAACTATGCAGTATTCCTATTTCTGTTCATGCCAATGCGGGACTTCCTCAGAATCGGGGAGGATACACCTACTACCCGATGGGACCGGAGGAATTTACCCAAAAACAGTTGGAATTTACAGCGTTTGACGGTGTGGGGTTTCTGGGCGGATGCTGCGGAACGACACCACAGCATATTCATGCACTGAAAAAAGCGGTTGAGACCATTAGACCTAAAAAACCTACAGGAAGTATCAAGCCAAGTATTGCATCACTCTTTAATACAGTCGAGCTTTTTCAGGAACCTGCACCGCTGCTCATAGGTGAACGGAGCAATGCAACCGGGTCCAAAGCCTTTAGAGAACTCATTATTGCCGGAGACTATGAGGGGACACTGACGGTGGGACAGGCACAGGTACGTGACGGAGCGCACTGTCTGGATGTCAACGTGGAGTTTGCCGGACGTGACGGTGCCAAAGATATGAAAGAGGTGATGGCACTTTACAATCAAAAGATCCCTCTGCCGTTGATGCCGGATGCCACACGTGTCGGAACAATGGAGGCCGCACTCAAGTGCATTGGAGGAAAGCCTATTATCAATTCGGTCAACCTTGAGGATGGAGAAGAGAAACTTGATGCCATCTGCCGTCTTGCCAAACGTTTTGGAGCAGCTTTGGTTTGTCTGACCATTGATGAAACGGGAATGGCAAAGACCACAGATACAAAATTGGCTGTTGCCGAGCGTCTTTATGATCTTTGTGTCAACCGGCACGGTATCGACCCAAGCAATCTTATTTTCGATATGCTCACATTTACGGTAGGATCTGGAGATCTTGAGTACCGTGATGCTGCTATTCAGACTCTTGAGGCGATCAGGGAACTGCACAGGCGTCATCCTGAAGTGGGGTCGACGCTGGGGCTTTCCAATATTTCGTTCGGTTTGGACAAAAATGCACGTATCTTCCTGAATTCTGTTTTCCTTCATCACTGTATTCAGGCAGGGATGACCTCGGTTATCATCAATGTCAAGCATATTGTCCCTATGGCAAAGATGAGCCAGGAAGATATTGATATATGTGAAGAACTGCTCTTTCATCCTGATGACAATTCACTTTTCAAGTTTATTGAACACTTTTCTGACAAAACACTGGATGATTCGTCCACCGATGAAGCATATGAGGCAATGAACATAGAAGAGAAGATCGCCAAACTGCTGCTTGACGGGGATAAAGAGCGCATGATCCCGTTGGTTGAAGAAGCACGACATGATATTCATCCGGACAAGATTGTCAACGAAATTCTTATTGATGCGATGAAGGTTGTGGGTGAACTCTTTGGGTCAGGACAGATGCAGTTGCCGTTTGTACTCCAGTCGGCAGAAACTATGAAAGCAACAGTTGATTATCTTAATCCGTATCTGACCAAACAGGAGAAAGAGACTGATACGACACTGGTGATCGGTACGGTCAAAGGGGATGTACATGATGTTGGGAAGAATCTGGTCGATATTATCCTCTCCAACAATGGTTTCAAGGTGATTAATGTCGGAATCAAAACCGAACTTCAGGAGTATCTGGATGTAATGAAGGAAAAGTCTATTCAGGCTATCGGTATGAGTGGATTGCTGGTCAAGTCTACTGCTGTGATGAAAGATAATCTTGAAGCAATGGCTGAGATGGGAATTGAGATCCCTGTGTTGCTTGGAGGTGCTGCTTTGACACGCAGTTTTGTCGATGACTTCTGCCGCCCCGTATACAAAGGACCGATCTTCTACTGCCGTGATGCTTTTGACGGAGTAATTGCAATGAGCCGCATAGAGAAGTACAATGAAGATCCAGCTGCCGGGTTGGATACGCGTCTGGCAGGAGATATGGTGAAAAGAGAGGAGAGGAAAGAGAAAAAAGAGGTGGTTATTCCTCCTTTCGAAGAGATAAAGATGCCGCCTGCTGTAGATATTCCCACTCCACCGTTCTGGGGCAGAAGAGTGCTTCAAAAAGATGATCTTGATCTCGATATGATCTTTGACTGGGTTAATCAGAAAACAGTTATAAAGATGCACTGGGGATACAAAAGCAAAGGGATGGACAAGGCAGAATACCAGAAGCTGCTTGATGAAACGGTCTATCCTGCCTATGAGCGCCTGAAAAGAGAGTTTATCCAAAAAGACCTTTTTGATCCGACGATCATTTATGGGTATTATCCGGTACGAAGCAATGACCAGGAACTTCTGGTCTTTGATGAACGTGAAGGCTGGAATATTGATGCCAATGCGAACCGTGAAGCCTTCAAAGAGGTAGTAGGCAGAGCAGAATATGCCTTCTCTTTTCCAAGACAGAGAAGAAAACCCTACCGTGCGCTCAGCGATTTCTTCAGGCACGAAAGACATGATGTTCTTCCCATTACCTGTGTGAGTGCCGGGCCTAAGTTTTCTGCATATGAAAAAGAGCTTTACGATGCAGGAAAATACCTGGAGTATAATATGGTTCACGGTTTTTCCGTAGAACTTGCCGAGGCTTTGGCAGAAGTGGTACACAAACAGATACGTATGGATCTTGGTATCTTGAAAGAGGATGAAAAAGCAACTCTGCGTGATGTACGCATGAACCGATATCAGGGAGCACGCTATTCATTCGGCTATCCGGCCTGTCCCGATCTGGAACAGAGTCGTATTATCTTTGATCTGCTTAAACCTGAAGAGTTCGGTATCGAGCTTTCTGAAACTTTTCAGATTCATCCTGAACAGAGTACGACAGCTTTGGTGGTGCATCACCCTAAAGCAACCTACTATGCAGTGTAACCGGAAGAGAGGTTCTGCATGGTGCCTCTATGTTGAACACGTCACTATGGTGTAATATATGCTTCAATCGTTCCCACGTTGTACGTTGGAACGTATATTTCAAATCTAATATGCCCACAAATCGATAGCATGCTGTGCTCATCTATATGTTCCTGCGCAAAGCATGGGAACGAGTTTAAAGATCACTTGCTTGTAGCAAGTATCCGGACGGAATGAAAAAGACCGTTTACTTGATGCCATACTTGTCGCCGTAATTCTCAACAACAAAGTCAATATCTTTATCACCGCGTCCCGAAAGGTTTACAAGGATCGTACCGCCGTTATTATTCTCTTTTGCCAGCTTCAGAGCATAGGCAACAGCATGCGCTGATTCGATCGCCGGTATGATCCCTTCTTCTCTTGAGAGTTCGAAGAAGGCATCAATCGCTTCATGGTCGTAGACGTAGTGGTAGTTGACACGGCCGATGTCTTTGAGATAGGCATGCTGCGGACCGACCGATGGATAGTCAAGCCCACTGGCAACAGAGTAGACCTCTTGAGGTTCTCCATTACTATCCTGAAGCATATAGGATTTAAATCCGTGCATAACACCAGGTTTGCCGAGCGTCATAGTTGCTGCATTCTCTCCAGGAATCTCCAGGCTGCGTCCTGCAGGCTCCACACCATGCATGGCAACGGACTCATCATTGATGAATGCAGTAAAGAGCCCCATGGCATTGGAACCGCCACCGACACTGGCAACAAGATTCTCAGGCAGTTTTCCTGTTATCTGCTGAAACTGCTCTTTAGCTTCCACCCCGACGATCGACTGGAAGTCACGTACCATTTTCGGAAAGGGGTGAGGTCCTACGACCGAACCGATGGCATAGAACTGTGTGACGGGGTCTTTAAGATAGTTTTCAAATGCTGTGTCGACCGCCTCTTTGAGTGTCCGTCTTCCATGGGTTGCCGGAATAACCTTTGCTCCCAGAATGTGCATACGTACGACGTTTGGACGCTCTTTTTCCATATCGACCTCACCCATGTAGATGTCACACTCCAGCCCGACCAAAGCGGCAGCTGTTGCCAGTGCGACACCATGCTGTCCCGCACCGGTTTCTGCAATGAGTTTCTTTTTCCCCATCTTTTTTGCAAGCAGTGCTTCACCCAGACAATGATTGATCTTATGTGCACCGGTATGGTTGAGGTCTTCTCTTTTAAAATAGATGGCGGCACCATACTTTTTAGAGAGATGTTTGGCATGGAAAAGAGGACTTGGACGGCCTACATAGTGCTGATAGAGATCAGCCAGTTCATTCAGGAAGTCGGAGTCTTTTCTTATTTCATCGTAAGAACTACTGATCTCATTCATGATGACTTGAAGTTCCGGTGGAATGAAGGCCCCTCCATACTCTCCAAAAAATCCATTTTCATCAGGCAGCGGACAATCGAAAATATTTTCAGCCATAGTCAATCCTTATATATGCAGTTTTGACAATTGTACTTTAAAAGCGTTTGTGAATAACTGAAGGGTTTTTTATGTTAGAATATTTAGAAAAGGTGGAATATGGAGATCAAAAAAGGGATTTACCGGCATTATAAAGGCTGTGAGTATGAGGTATTTATGACGGCACGACATTCGGAAACAGAGGAGTGGCTGGTGGTATATCGCGCACTTTATGGTGATTATGGCGTATGGGTACGTCCTTATGAGATGTTTATTGAAAAAGTAGAAGTCAATGGAGAAAAGGTGGATCGGTTTACATTTCTCTACGCATGATTCTAAATTCCCTCCATTCTTCTTGCTTCAAAACTGACAAGGATATCATCTGAGAATCTAAAAGAGAGTTCAACAGGACGACAGCAGACCTCGCAGTCTTCGATATATTCACTCTCCTCTTCAGATGGGTCGAGTATCATTGAAATCTGTTCCCAGCAGTAGGGACAGGTAAAAAAATGTTCCATTGGTTTCTCCTTAATTCTGTTATTGTCAATGATCACTGTCTCTTTTCCTGAACCATCTTGTCAACCAGTTAGGTAAAGTACACCCGCTGCACTCTCCAGTTCTTTCACAGCGGCTCATCTGAATGTTCCGCCCGAGTATGATGGTGAAGCCTATGGCGATGACAAGCTGGAGTATACCGATACTCCATTGGTGGTTGATGAGGTTTTGGATACTTAGGACAAGCATCAGGATGGTGACGATAAGGCACACAAGGATATCCTTAATTTTATGTGATTGTATTATACTTCTTTGGTTATATCAAAGGTTTACTTTTAATAAGGGGTGATATCCCTGCTTTTTTAGAAAAAGTAGGTAACAATAGTTACTTTTTCAATTGTGCGGACGGTACCCGGGGCAATCTGTTTCGGAAATGTGGTTGCGTATGTACCTGCATAACCTGGCGCAAAAGTGACAAAACCATGTGTTCATAAAAAAATATCTGTAGAATGCGTTTTAAACGCACCATGTAAAGGAACAAAATGTCAAAGATCATTGAACATTTCAAAACATTGACTCAGATACCGCACTGCTCTAAAGAGGCAGACAAGCTGTGTGATTTTTTGGTTGGTTTCGCCAAAGAGAGAGGGTATGAGGCAGAAGTAGATGAAGTGAAGAACATCTACATCCATAAAGGTACACCAAGACTTTGTCTGCAGGCACACTACGATATGGTCTGTATGGGGAAAGCCCCTCAAATAGAGACCTATGAGGAAGATGGTTGGATGAAAGCCAAGGATGCCTCTTTGGGAGCAGATAATGCAATGGCGATAGCCATGATGATGCAGCTGATGGAGGAGGGAAAGGTATTGGAGTATCTTATCACTTCCGATGAGGAGATAGGACTTATCGGTGCCAACCAGCTTGCCTTTGATCTGAAGGCCTCCTACATGCTCAATCTTGACAGTGAGGATGAGGCGGAAGTCTACATCGGGTGTGCAGGAGGAGCGGATATTACGGCATTCAGGCAGGATAGCTATACGGAAGGAAAAGGAGCCTGTTATGAAGTGGCGGTCAGGGGGCTTTCGGGTGGACATTCCGGGGTTGACATCGATAAGAATATCCCCTCTGCCATTAAGGTGCTGGGAGCGTATTTGGCAAAGCAGAATGTTACACAGCTTGTCAGTCTCTATGCCGGAGAGCGTCGCAACTCCATTCCTGCCAATGCCGTGGCTATCGTGCGGAGTGAAACAGTGTTGCCGAATGAAGAAGCGGTGACGGCAAGGGTTTTAGATGAGTCACCGGATATCCTGAAAGAAGGAGCTCGGATCATCGAACTGATAAACTGCTTCAGGCATGGAGTACATCAAATGAACAAATCATTTGGTATTCCGCATACGAGTATTAATCTTGCCATTATATCGGCCGATGAAAAGGGAGGTATGCAGGTAGAGACCAGTGCCAGGGCAATGGATATGGAGGCACTGGAGAAGCTGACACAGGAGACGGTAGAACTGTTTGAAACTTTTGGGTTGACTGCAAAAGTCGAAGACAAGTATCCCGCATGGAAACCAGAGGTTACCGACTTTACAAAATTGGTAGACAAAAAGATGCAAGAGGTGTTCGGTCAAAGCAGGCTGATGGCGATCCATGCCGGGCTTGAGTGCGGAGTGATCGCCCAGAAGTATCCTCATATAAAGTTCGCTTCTATCGGGCCGACCATACGTTATCCGCACTCAACACGTGAGATGGTACAGCTTGATTCTGTGGAGAAGACTTTTTCAGTGCTTGAGAGGATCATCCAGGCTCTTTAGAAGATGGGTCAAGGAACGACTACTCCTGCTCATAATGTATTAATCATGTGTAGGTGTGACCATGTCACACATCCTGACGATGTTGATATCTGGTATGGGATCAAGACGTTATGCAGCGTTTGGTATAGCCAAACCTACTGAAATTTTTGTTGTTTTATGAAGAGGAGGAAGAGGGGTATTATACCTTGAAACTCTCTTTCGTTTTACAGTGTGCTGCCAGGAAACAGTCATCACATTCAGGTTTGACAGCCTTGCATCTGTAGCGTCCAAAAAGGACCATTGCCTGATGAAGACGGTGCAGATCGGTTTTGAACTTCCTTGTCAGCTCCTCTTCGCACTTGAGAGCAGTGGGAGCATCACACAGTCCCAAACGGTGTGCTACACGGTAGACATGTGTGTCGACTGCCATCAGGTTGGCACCTGTGTATTCTATCATTACCACGTTGGCGGTTTTTTGCCCTACACCTGCAAGTTTGACCAGTTCATCCCTCTCCAATGGTATCTCTCCACCGTAATTCTCTACGACGGACTGTGCCATTTTGATGAGGTTCTTTGCTTTGTTGTTGAAGAATGAACAGGTATTGATGTAGGATTTGACCTCGTCCAGATCTGCGTTGGCAAGGCTGACAGGATCGGGGTAGCGTTCAAAGAGCGCTGGTGTGATGATGTTAACCCGTTTGTCGGTACATTGCGCCGAAAGCATCACTGCAATGAGCAGCTCATATATGTTTTTATATTCCAGCTCAGTAACCGAATCAGGGTAGTGTTCCAAAAAGAGTGCTTTGATCTCTTCAATCTCTTTTTTTGTTGCTTTTTTTACCTTTTTAGCCATAGTGACTCAACTCCTTAAGAAAATCTTAGCATAACGCGTATTTGTTAATGAATTGTTTAACTAGAACAGATATACTATTATCACTTATAATTTTAAATCAAAAAGGACATCGTTACAATGTTAAAACTTGCAAAAACTTCACTTATCGCAGTTGCTGTTATGGCAACATCGGTTGTCGCATCAGACATCCTTGTTACCGTAAACGGAAAGAACATCACTAAACAGGATGCAGAGGCTTTCGTAAATGCAACTTCACCTCAGGCACATTATGCGCAGTTGACACCTGAGCAGAAAGCATTGGTGAAAAAGACATTGATTGAAAAAGCACTCTTTACCGAACTTGCGAAAAAAGAAGGGATTGACAAGACTCCTGAGTTTAAAAGAAATATGGCAAAGATCGCTGATGAGCTTATGGTCAATATGTGGATGAAAAAGCAGATGGACAGTGCTGTGGTCAGCGACAGTGAGGCAAAAGCTTTCTACGAGAAGAACAAAGATAAATTCATGATGCCTGAAACAGTACATGCCAGACATATTCTTGTAAAAACAGAAGAAGATGCAGAGGCAATCATTAAAGAGCTTAAAGGACTTAAAGGCGAGGCACTCAAAAAGAAGTTTATCGAGTTGGCAAAAGCAAAATCTACAGGCCCTTCAGGACCAAAAGGCGGAGATCTCGGAAACTTTAAAAAAGGGCAGATGGTACCGGAGTTCTCTAAAGCAGTATGGGCACTGAAAGTAGGAGAGATCACAACAAAACCGGTCAAAACACAGTTTGGTTATCATGTGATCTATCTTGAGGAAAAAACAAAAGCCAAGCCGGTCGCCTACGATGTTGTTAAAGAGAAGATCATTGCTACACTGAAGCAGCAGGAGTTTGCCAAAAAGATCGCTGATATGGCAAAAGAGCTGACAAGTAAAGCAAAAATCGTTGATATGAGCAAAGAGACGAAGAGAGAGAAAAAATAAGCCAGATCGCAAACAGGGGAGGAAGAATGAAAAAGATAGTTGTAGCGATAGGGCTTAGCAGCGGACTGTTGATCCAAAGTGCATCTGCAGATGCACTGAAGAACAGTCTTTCCGGTATGCTGAACAAAAAAGAAGAGACACCTGCCATGGTCAACTTAAACGGGATCAGTCTAGGCAGCAAGCCTGATCGGGTGAAACCGAAAACGCGCTCTGCCAAAGCGGTTATTGCTACGGTCAATGGTATGGAAATTGTAAAAAAAGAAGCAGACAACTATCTCTCCAAACGTACAAAGGGCAAAATCAAAGATTTCGATCTACTACCCAAAAAACAGCGTTTGGCACTTGTTAAAGAGCTGGCTCTTCCTATGCTTTTGGCAGAAAAAGCAAAGAAGGAACTCTCAAGTGAAGAGAAGGATGCGGTTCTCTCACGTGTCTGGATGCAAAAATCAGTTGCCGCAACCAATGTTCCTGATGAACAGGTCAGGGCAGCCTATGAGAAGATAAAGGCACAGGCTAAAGCGCAAAGTGCATTACAGCAGATACCTCCTTTTGAGGCAGTCAAAGACCGTATTAAACT
Coding sequences within it:
- the metH gene encoding methionine synthase, which gives rise to MPVTETIKNLLEERILVIDGAMGTQIQDLEVPKEAWIDHRGKEQEGCNELLNDTAPELIGRIHKRYAMAGADLIKTNTFGTMPWVLDEYEMGERAYELSKKGAQLVKSVCEEYSTENAPKFVLGSIGPGTKLPSLGHIHYDEMYEGYKEVALGLIDGGCDLFLLETCQDPLQIKAALHACEDANKERNIKLPVMVSVTIELSGSMLIGTDATTIVTILEPFDILSLGFNCGTGPDQVKKHLKVLSELCSIPISVHANAGLPQNRGGYTYYPMGPEEFTQKQLEFTAFDGVGFLGGCCGTTPQHIHALKKAVETIRPKKPTGSIKPSIASLFNTVELFQEPAPLLIGERSNATGSKAFRELIIAGDYEGTLTVGQAQVRDGAHCLDVNVEFAGRDGAKDMKEVMALYNQKIPLPLMPDATRVGTMEAALKCIGGKPIINSVNLEDGEEKLDAICRLAKRFGAALVCLTIDETGMAKTTDTKLAVAERLYDLCVNRHGIDPSNLIFDMLTFTVGSGDLEYRDAAIQTLEAIRELHRRHPEVGSTLGLSNISFGLDKNARIFLNSVFLHHCIQAGMTSVIINVKHIVPMAKMSQEDIDICEELLFHPDDNSLFKFIEHFSDKTLDDSSTDEAYEAMNIEEKIAKLLLDGDKERMIPLVEEARHDIHPDKIVNEILIDAMKVVGELFGSGQMQLPFVLQSAETMKATVDYLNPYLTKQEKETDTTLVIGTVKGDVHDVGKNLVDIILSNNGFKVINVGIKTELQEYLDVMKEKSIQAIGMSGLLVKSTAVMKDNLEAMAEMGIEIPVLLGGAALTRSFVDDFCRPVYKGPIFYCRDAFDGVIAMSRIEKYNEDPAAGLDTRLAGDMVKREERKEKKEVVIPPFEEIKMPPAVDIPTPPFWGRRVLQKDDLDLDMIFDWVNQKTVIKMHWGYKSKGMDKAEYQKLLDETVYPAYERLKREFIQKDLFDPTIIYGYYPVRSNDQELLVFDEREGWNIDANANREAFKEVVGRAEYAFSFPRQRRKPYRALSDFFRHERHDVLPITCVSAGPKFSAYEKELYDAGKYLEYNMVHGFSVELAEALAEVVHKQIRMDLGILKEDEKATLRDVRMNRYQGARYSFGYPACPDLEQSRIIFDLLKPEEFGIELSETFQIHPEQSTTALVVHHPKATYYAV
- the trpB gene encoding tryptophan synthase subunit beta, coding for MAENIFDCPLPDENGFFGEYGGAFIPPELQVIMNEISSSYDEIRKDSDFLNELADLYQHYVGRPSPLFHAKHLSKKYGAAIYFKREDLNHTGAHKINHCLGEALLAKKMGKKKLIAETGAGQHGVALATAAALVGLECDIYMGEVDMEKERPNVVRMHILGAKVIPATHGRRTLKEAVDTAFENYLKDPVTQFYAIGSVVGPHPFPKMVRDFQSIVGVEAKEQFQQITGKLPENLVASVGGGSNAMGLFTAFINDESVAMHGVEPAGRSLEIPGENAATMTLGKPGVMHGFKSYMLQDSNGEPQEVYSVASGLDYPSVGPQHAYLKDIGRVNYHYVYDHEAIDAFFELSREEGIIPAIESAHAVAYALKLAKENNNGGTILVNLSGRGDKDIDFVVENYGDKYGIK
- a CDS encoding DUF1653 domain-containing protein, whose protein sequence is MEIKKGIYRHYKGCEYEVFMTARHSETEEWLVVYRALYGDYGVWVRPYEMFIEKVEVNGEKVDRFTFLYA
- a CDS encoding CPXCG motif-containing cysteine-rich protein, whose protein sequence is MEHFFTCPYCWEQISMILDPSEEESEYIEDCEVCCRPVELSFRFSDDILVSFEARRMEGI
- a CDS encoding M20/M25/M40 family metallo-hydrolase; translated protein: MSKIIEHFKTLTQIPHCSKEADKLCDFLVGFAKERGYEAEVDEVKNIYIHKGTPRLCLQAHYDMVCMGKAPQIETYEEDGWMKAKDASLGADNAMAIAMMMQLMEEGKVLEYLITSDEEIGLIGANQLAFDLKASYMLNLDSEDEAEVYIGCAGGADITAFRQDSYTEGKGACYEVAVRGLSGGHSGVDIDKNIPSAIKVLGAYLAKQNVTQLVSLYAGERRNSIPANAVAIVRSETVLPNEEAVTARVLDESPDILKEGARIIELINCFRHGVHQMNKSFGIPHTSINLAIISADEKGGMQVETSARAMDMEALEKLTQETVELFETFGLTAKVEDKYPAWKPEVTDFTKLVDKKMQEVFGQSRLMAIHAGLECGVIAQKYPHIKFASIGPTIRYPHSTREMVQLDSVEKTFSVLERIIQAL
- the nth gene encoding endonuclease III is translated as MAKKVKKATKKEIEEIKALFLEHYPDSVTELEYKNIYELLIAVMLSAQCTDKRVNIITPALFERYPDPVSLANADLDEVKSYINTCSFFNNKAKNLIKMAQSVVENYGGEIPLERDELVKLAGVGQKTANVVMIEYTGANLMAVDTHVYRVAHRLGLCDAPTALKCEEELTRKFKTDLHRLHQAMVLFGRYRCKAVKPECDDCFLAAHCKTKESFKV
- a CDS encoding peptidylprolyl isomerase, which gives rise to MLKLAKTSLIAVAVMATSVVASDILVTVNGKNITKQDAEAFVNATSPQAHYAQLTPEQKALVKKTLIEKALFTELAKKEGIDKTPEFKRNMAKIADELMVNMWMKKQMDSAVVSDSEAKAFYEKNKDKFMMPETVHARHILVKTEEDAEAIIKELKGLKGEALKKKFIELAKAKSTGPSGPKGGDLGNFKKGQMVPEFSKAVWALKVGEITTKPVKTQFGYHVIYLEEKTKAKPVAYDVVKEKIIATLKQQEFAKKIADMAKELTSKAKIVDMSKETKREKK